In the Verrucomicrobiia bacterium genome, one interval contains:
- the rplF gene encoding 50S ribosomal protein L6: MSRIGKLPISIPTGVTITVDQDVVTVQGPKGTLSQAVLPHVTVNIDDTTLSVKRKSDEKIARAQHGLMRALINNMVNGVTKGFEKKLEVNGVGFRVAGGGQQIEMQLGFSHPVTYKAGEGISLTVEKNLITVSGINKQQVGQTAAEIRSLKKPEPYKGKGIKYLDEQIIRKAGKTGK; encoded by the coding sequence ATGAGTCGAATCGGAAAACTACCAATTTCGATCCCCACAGGTGTGACAATCACGGTCGACCAAGACGTCGTGACGGTCCAGGGACCAAAGGGTACACTGTCGCAAGCAGTGCTCCCGCATGTCACGGTCAACATCGATGACACTACGCTTAGCGTGAAGCGCAAGAGTGATGAAAAGATCGCACGCGCACAGCATGGCCTGATGCGCGCCCTGATCAATAACATGGTGAATGGTGTTACAAAAGGCTTTGAAAAGAAGCTGGAAGTTAACGGCGTCGGTTTTCGCGTTGCTGGCGGCGGGCAACAAATTGAAATGCAGTTAGGCTTTTCGCACCCGGTTACCTATAAGGCCGGTGAAGGAATAAGCCTTACGGTCGAGAAGAATCTCATTACAGTGAGTGGCATCAATAAGCAGCAAGTTGGACAAACTGCAGCCGAAATTCGCAGCTTAAAGAAGCCTGAGCCATATAAGGGCAAGGGGATTAAATACCTCGATGAGCAAATCATCCGAAAAGCCGGAAAGACAGGTAAATAA
- the rplO gene encoding 50S ribosomal protein L15, with the protein MTKYHELKATTSKNKKRVGRGISAGQGKTAGRGTKGQKARTGKKLNATFMGGQRALMQAVPKLKGFKSLRTPAQVVYFEDLKAVEGKTADNFTLFEAGLIMTPFHSVKVIARGDLSSIKGLTLRTQGASKSVKAALEANGGAFEKIAVPLQQSAKQKAE; encoded by the coding sequence ATGACGAAATATCACGAGCTAAAGGCAACAACTAGTAAGAACAAAAAGCGAGTTGGGCGCGGTATTAGCGCCGGCCAAGGTAAAACTGCTGGCCGTGGGACCAAAGGTCAAAAAGCACGCACCGGCAAGAAACTGAACGCAACCTTCATGGGTGGTCAGCGGGCACTTATGCAAGCCGTGCCAAAGCTGAAAGGCTTTAAGAGCTTGCGCACTCCTGCCCAGGTAGTTTACTTTGAAGACCTCAAGGCAGTTGAAGGTAAGACAGCTGATAACTTTACTCTTTTTGAAGCCGGGCTCATCATGACACCATTCCACAGTGTGAAGGTGATTGCTCGCGGCGATCTTTCAAGCATCAAAGGGCTGACCCTGCGCACTCAGGGTGCCTCGAAGAGCGTAAAAGCTGCACTTGAAGCAAATGGTGGCGCTTTTGAGAAAATTGCGGTACCATTACAACAGAGTGCAAAGCAAAAAGCTGAATAA
- a CDS encoding DNA-directed RNA polymerase subunit alpha, with the protein MSKVIHNPTLASVDDHSSTSATFTVEPLHTGYGTTLGNSLRRVLLSSIAGAAIVAFRIEGATHEFTTIKGIKEDVVDIMLNLKSVRLRAHTDGPFELRLEKKGAGAITAADIKATADIEIVNPDAYIATVDDPNTNVVMDIVVETGRGYRTIEESSEKRIHSDMIAIDAIFSPVQRVRYKVEDTRVGQMTDLNKLMITIDTDGSISPREAFEEAAAILVNQFTALAGSTKVEAAPAVGQAKDDASSELDTPIEDLNLSARTANALINNDIRTVHDLVTLSEADLRELKGFGTKALDEVKDKLAELEL; encoded by the coding sequence GTGTCAAAAGTAATTCACAACCCAACACTCGCCAGCGTAGATGATCATTCATCTACCAGCGCAACATTCACCGTTGAGCCGCTCCACACGGGCTACGGCACCACCTTAGGCAACAGCCTTCGCCGCGTACTGCTTTCGAGCATTGCTGGTGCTGCTATCGTTGCTTTCCGTATTGAAGGCGCCACTCACGAGTTCACCACAATTAAAGGCATTAAAGAAGACGTCGTTGACATCATGCTTAACCTTAAAAGCGTTCGTCTTCGCGCCCACACCGATGGCCCATTCGAGCTCCGTCTTGAAAAGAAGGGCGCCGGAGCGATTACGGCTGCCGACATTAAAGCAACTGCCGACATCGAAATCGTCAACCCAGATGCCTATATCGCCACCGTCGACGATCCAAATACCAATGTGGTCATGGATATTGTCGTTGAAACCGGCCGCGGCTACCGCACCATCGAAGAATCGAGCGAAAAGCGTATTCACAGCGATATGATCGCTATTGACGCAATCTTTAGCCCCGTACAACGCGTTCGCTACAAGGTGGAAGATACCCGCGTAGGTCAAATGACCGACCTCAACAAATTGATGATCACCATTGATACCGATGGCTCAATCTCACCGCGCGAAGCCTTCGAAGAAGCAGCAGCGATTTTGGTTAATCAATTTACCGCACTTGCTGGTAGCACTAAGGTCGAAGCCGCACCTGCTGTTGGCCAAGCTAAAGACGATGCAAGCTCTGAGCTCGACACGCCTATTGAAGACCTAAACCTCAGTGCTCGTACCGCAAATGCATTAATAAATAATGATATCCGTACTGTCCACGACCTAGTAACCCTCAGCGAGGCCGACCTTCGTGAACTCAAAGGCTTTGGTACCAAGGCCCTTGATGAGGTCAAGGATAAATTGGCGGAGTTGGAGCTTTAA
- the rplM gene encoding 50S ribosomal protein L13, whose protein sequence is MNTKTYSQKPAEVTRKWVVIDASSAPLGRISTTIARYLTGKYKPTFTPHIDGGDYVVVINAAAAVVTGDKEKAKTYYRHSGFPGGITSASLAEVREKDPARVITEAVKGMLPKNKLAAERLKRLKVFTGSEHTHAAQKPEKVEVK, encoded by the coding sequence ATGAATACGAAAACATATTCTCAGAAACCAGCAGAAGTAACCCGCAAATGGGTAGTAATCGATGCGTCATCAGCACCGCTCGGCCGCATTTCTACCACAATTGCTCGTTATTTAACCGGTAAATATAAGCCAACCTTTACCCCACATATTGATGGCGGTGACTACGTAGTAGTTATAAACGCTGCTGCCGCTGTGGTAACTGGCGATAAAGAAAAAGCAAAGACCTACTACCGCCACAGTGGATTCCCTGGTGGAATTACTAGCGCTAGCCTGGCAGAAGTTCGCGAAAAAGATCCTGCGCGTGTTATTACTGAAGCAGTAAAGGGTATGCTTCCTAAGAATAAACTTGCGGCTGAACGCCTGAAGCGCCTCAAAGTATTCACTGGCAGCGAACACACCCATGCCGCACAAAAACCTGAGAAAGTAGAGGTGAAATAA
- the rpsM gene encoding 30S ribosomal protein S13, which produces MARIAGVTIPTEKQIQISLRYIYGIGPLFAAQILEKAKVEPTKRVKDLGEDELKRIREVIDSDYTVEGDLQRIVSNNIKRLKDINAYRGLRHKNNLPVRGQRTRTNARTRKGKKTTVGGTKKKAPSKT; this is translated from the coding sequence ATGGCCAGAATAGCTGGAGTAACCATACCGACTGAAAAACAAATACAGATAAGCCTGAGATACATCTATGGCATTGGTCCACTTTTCGCTGCACAAATCCTCGAAAAGGCGAAAGTTGAGCCTACGAAGCGCGTAAAAGACCTTGGTGAAGACGAATTGAAGCGAATTCGCGAAGTAATCGATAGTGACTATACTGTCGAGGGTGACCTACAACGAATTGTATCGAACAACATCAAGCGCCTTAAAGACATCAACGCTTACCGTGGCTTGCGACACAAGAATAATTTGCCCGTACGCGGACAGCGAACTCGCACCAATGCACGAACTCGCAAGGGCAAGAAAACTACCGTCGGCGGCACTAAGAAGAAAGCACCATCAAAGACCTAA
- the trpS gene encoding tryptophan--tRNA ligase: MQKDTILTGIRSNDELTLGNYIGAILPMVRLQQELAGSHQINMFIPDLHSFTTPIDHSVLYDNVLKGFAYYVAAGLDLEQPDTFIYRQSYISAHAELTWILDCFTYYGEMTRMTQFKDKSAQHQGNITVGLLNYPVLMAADILLYNAKWVPVGDDQTQHLEITRDIAQRLNHKFADIFPDGVFVVPEEVKKQVAFKKQTAGGRVMSLTDPTKKMSKSLKDPKGTILLSDEPAAAAKKVMSATTDSEGVIHYDTAKQPGVSNLLEILAVLSGQPLESVVADWTGKDRYGDLKKAVATAVEEFLSGFQQRYHQIDTQHLIKKLEQDEAAMRSIANATLLRAQRAVGLRPRE; this comes from the coding sequence ATGCAAAAAGATACTATTCTGACCGGTATTCGGAGTAATGATGAATTGACGCTTGGTAATTACATAGGCGCAATATTGCCTATGGTGCGTTTGCAGCAAGAACTTGCCGGCTCGCACCAAATCAACATGTTCATACCTGATCTTCATAGCTTTACCACGCCTATCGACCACAGTGTGCTGTATGATAATGTGTTAAAAGGCTTCGCTTATTATGTGGCGGCCGGGCTCGACCTCGAACAGCCTGATACGTTTATCTATCGCCAAAGTTATATCTCTGCCCACGCCGAGCTAACCTGGATACTCGACTGCTTCACGTATTACGGCGAAATGACCCGCATGACGCAGTTCAAGGATAAATCTGCTCAACATCAAGGTAACATCACCGTGGGTTTGCTCAATTATCCGGTGCTCATGGCCGCCGATATCTTGCTATATAACGCCAAATGGGTGCCGGTTGGCGACGATCAAACACAGCACCTCGAAATTACCCGGGATATCGCCCAGCGGCTTAACCATAAATTTGCCGATATCTTTCCAGATGGAGTGTTTGTGGTGCCAGAAGAAGTAAAGAAACAGGTTGCCTTCAAAAAACAAACTGCTGGCGGCCGAGTAATGAGCCTCACCGATCCGACGAAAAAAATGAGTAAAAGCCTTAAAGACCCTAAAGGCACTATCCTGCTTAGCGACGAACCGGCTGCGGCTGCTAAAAAAGTAATGAGTGCTACCACTGACAGCGAGGGGGTTATCCATTACGACACCGCCAAGCAGCCAGGAGTCAGCAACTTACTTGAAATCTTAGCTGTACTATCTGGCCAGCCGCTTGAATCTGTGGTTGCCGACTGGACAGGCAAAGACCGTTACGGAGATTTAAAGAAAGCCGTCGCAACTGCCGTGGAGGAGTTTTTGAGCGGCTTTCAGCAGCGATATCACCAAATCGATACCCAACATTTAATCAAAAAGCTCGAACAAGACGAAGCGGCCATGCGAAGCATTGCCAACGCTACTTTGCTCCGAGCACAGCGAGCGGTCGGCTTGCGGCCACGGGAGTAA
- the rplR gene encoding 50S ribosomal protein L18 gives MNQLAKKLLSRTLRKNRVRAKIEGTSERPRLSVTISNLHVSAQLIDDSKQSTLVAATTVGTKTKGSLTEKAAWVGTEIAKKAKKAKITKVVFDRNGRRYAGRLKALADAARKEGMEF, from the coding sequence ATGAATCAGCTAGCAAAAAAACTACTTAGTCGGACCCTTCGAAAAAATCGTGTTCGCGCTAAAATTGAAGGCACCTCAGAGCGACCACGCCTCAGCGTTACTATTAGCAATCTGCATGTCAGTGCACAACTGATCGATGACAGCAAACAGAGCACGCTTGTGGCTGCGACAACCGTCGGTACCAAAACGAAAGGCTCTTTAACAGAGAAGGCTGCTTGGGTTGGTACGGAAATAGCCAAGAAAGCTAAAAAAGCTAAGATCACAAAAGTTGTGTTTGATCGAAATGGTCGCCGCTACGCCGGCCGACTAAAAGCACTGGCCGACGCTGCACGTAAGGAAGGAATGGAGTTCTAG
- the infA gene encoding translation initiation factor IF-1 codes for MAEQKGVIKVIGTVVKPLPGAEFIVRLENGHEVTARISGRMRRNSIRLVLNDKVEVELSPYDLTRGRISYRLKDQS; via the coding sequence ATGGCTGAACAAAAAGGAGTAATCAAGGTAATCGGAACGGTAGTGAAACCACTACCCGGTGCTGAATTTATCGTCCGACTCGAGAATGGCCATGAAGTCACAGCACGTATTTCAGGAAGGATGCGTCGTAATTCTATCCGGTTAGTGCTTAATGACAAAGTCGAAGTTGAGTTGAGCCCCTACGACCTTACAAGGGGTAGAATCAGCTACCGGCTAAAAGATCAATCATAA
- the rplQ gene encoding 50S ribosomal protein L17, with protein sequence MHRHGYKGRKFGRERDQRNALLKGLVVSLIEHGKIETTLPKAKEIVPVIEKLITKAKKGDLHNRRQIIANTGSIDAAHRLVDVIAPQLGGRDSGHVRVSRTRLRVGDNAQLASVSFVDEISDKPQVAPAKEEVKA encoded by the coding sequence ATGCATAGGCATGGATATAAAGGAAGAAAGTTTGGTCGTGAACGCGATCAACGAAACGCCCTCCTCAAAGGGCTGGTTGTGAGCCTTATCGAACACGGCAAGATTGAGACAACTTTGCCAAAAGCAAAGGAAATTGTTCCAGTCATTGAAAAACTAATAACCAAAGCCAAGAAAGGCGACCTCCATAACCGGCGCCAAATCATTGCAAATACCGGCTCGATTGACGCTGCTCATCGACTAGTTGACGTTATCGCACCCCAGCTTGGCGGTCGAGATAGCGGCCATGTCCGTGTGTCGCGTACCCGCTTGCGAGTTGGTGATAACGCCCAGCTTGCCAGCGTTAGTTTTGTCGACGAAATTAGTGACAAGCCTCAGGTAGCTCCGGCTAAAGAAGAGGTGAAAGCATAA
- a CDS encoding trehalase family glycosidase: protein MITDELREQVKLLYAKNRRQVKGHLYTVPSEDTYPYQWLWDSCFHAVTLSYFDSQAAKAELRSLVSAQFSNGMIPHMIYWQPVKKSFFPEISWGKRRTSSITQPPLIAAAVDKINAREPDLEFVKEMVPRIDKFHRYLFRHRDPRHTHLIGVINPDESGEDNSPRFDMALGFTNPKHQFVDNFSSRLKLVHDWRDARFVVKQRMDVRHWVRDVPINSILCESLAITARLADLVQEYEIADWSYQKHLAMKQAMREKFYHDGLFLSTMGYGDALKVIPAKTWGIFMPLYAGLLSAAEAMTLVDSMLLNPETFKTPYSVPTVAKNEPSFDPSGDWRGDWWTGTNWRGPVWMASNWLIIKGLRQYGFLEEADRIAKDSLALLKKSGFREYYDPLTGEGHGAAGFTWGGLVLDMWQ, encoded by the coding sequence ATGATTACTGACGAACTGCGCGAGCAGGTGAAGCTGTTATATGCCAAAAATCGACGACAGGTAAAAGGTCACCTCTATACTGTGCCATCAGAAGATACTTACCCGTATCAGTGGCTATGGGATAGCTGTTTTCACGCCGTTACGTTAAGTTATTTTGATAGCCAAGCAGCGAAGGCCGAGCTGCGGTCATTGGTAAGCGCGCAATTTTCAAATGGTATGATCCCCCACATGATTTACTGGCAACCGGTGAAAAAAAGTTTTTTCCCCGAGATAAGCTGGGGCAAACGGCGCACCAGCAGCATTACGCAACCGCCACTCATTGCCGCAGCGGTCGATAAGATTAATGCGCGCGAGCCAGACCTCGAGTTTGTAAAAGAAATGGTGCCGCGGATAGATAAATTTCACCGGTATTTATTTCGTCATCGTGACCCACGACACACGCACTTAATAGGGGTTATTAACCCAGATGAATCCGGCGAAGATAATTCGCCGCGGTTTGATATGGCGCTCGGTTTTACAAACCCAAAGCATCAGTTCGTCGATAATTTTTCTTCACGTCTTAAACTAGTGCACGATTGGCGCGATGCCCGATTTGTCGTGAAGCAGCGCATGGATGTCCGGCACTGGGTACGTGACGTGCCGATTAATAGTATTTTATGCGAAAGTTTAGCCATTACCGCCCGGCTGGCTGATTTGGTGCAAGAATACGAAATTGCCGATTGGTCTTACCAAAAACATCTTGCCATGAAGCAGGCTATGCGTGAGAAGTTTTACCATGACGGGCTGTTTCTTTCAACCATGGGCTACGGCGATGCCCTAAAGGTGATTCCAGCTAAAACCTGGGGGATATTTATGCCACTGTATGCCGGCCTTTTAAGCGCCGCTGAAGCGATGACGTTGGTAGACTCGATGCTGCTTAACCCAGAGACGTTTAAAACGCCCTATAGTGTACCGACAGTCGCTAAGAACGAGCCAAGCTTTGACCCGAGCGGCGATTGGCGTGGTGATTGGTGGACCGGTACAAACTGGCGAGGCCCAGTGTGGATGGCGTCGAACTGGCTGATCATTAAAGGTTTGCGACAGTACGGTTTTTTAGAAGAAGCCGATAGGATTGCTAAGGATTCGCTGGCACTGCTCAAGAAATCTGGTTTTCGAGAGTACTACGACCCATTAACCGGCGAAGGCCATGGCGCCGCTGGCTTTACTTGGGGCGGGCTAGTGCTTGATATGTGGCAATAA
- the rpsK gene encoding 30S ribosomal protein S11, whose product MAENKTSTRKKQRRSVPSGQLHVQATFNNTIVTFTDKKGNVLAASSAGACGFRGSKKGTAYAAQIASEKAAEAAKQLYGLNSVDVFIKGVGLGRDAAVRALQNFDIVVESIKDVTGIPFGGVRPRKQRRA is encoded by the coding sequence ATGGCAGAAAATAAGACTTCTACACGAAAGAAACAGCGACGTTCAGTACCAAGCGGGCAACTTCACGTTCAGGCTACCTTTAATAATACTATCGTTACCTTTACTGACAAAAAGGGTAACGTTTTGGCTGCATCAAGCGCTGGCGCTTGTGGTTTCCGCGGCAGCAAAAAGGGCACCGCGTATGCTGCTCAGATTGCAAGCGAGAAAGCTGCCGAAGCCGCAAAACAGTTGTATGGTTTAAACTCAGTTGACGTGTTCATTAAAGGCGTTGGCCTCGGACGTGATGCTGCTGTTCGCGCACTTCAGAATTTTGATATTGTCGTTGAAAGCATTAAAGACGTTACCGGTATTCCATTTGGTGGCGTTCGTCCACGCAAGCAGAGGAGAGCGTAG
- the secY gene encoding preprotein translocase subunit SecY: MQKRLLIVLGLIIAYRFLAHIPVPIAEPTQLKEVIDNLVSSSDFGGFLNLLSGGALASFSIVLVGLGPYITASIVMQLLTKVVPRFEELHKDGESGRKKINQWTRIVSLPLAIIQSIAFIFILRQTILAGNTTVLGETTMVEWVVAVTAMTAGSLLLMWLGELMTEQGVGNGISLLIFAGIISQLPQILTTIGTSLFSAEGDRLNVFNWFTLPVNATAFFVTAAVLISSLLILYLLVKINEAQRVISINYAKRVQGNSQYGGVKSLMPIKLITAGVVPVIFAVAFLALPAFIGQLLVATGNEAYKEIGNNLILWFQAPQPGTFTGLAATDFIYPVSYFILVVMFTYFYTGIVFNTAEISENLQQQGGFVENVRPGANTERYLKTIVNRLTLFGSLALGIIAILPFVAEYIFAQFGINAANLAIGGTGLLIVVTVAIEALRQINSRALMVTYDEYR; this comes from the coding sequence ATGCAAAAACGCCTATTAATCGTGCTCGGACTCATTATCGCTTATCGTTTCCTGGCACACATTCCGGTGCCAATCGCCGAGCCAACACAGCTCAAGGAAGTAATCGATAACTTAGTCTCGAGTAGTGATTTTGGTGGGTTCCTGAACTTACTAAGCGGTGGTGCGCTGGCGAGCTTTTCAATTGTGCTAGTTGGGCTTGGGCCGTATATTACGGCTTCGATTGTGATGCAACTGCTCACAAAAGTCGTGCCGCGCTTTGAAGAGCTCCATAAAGACGGAGAATCTGGCCGTAAAAAGATTAATCAATGGACACGTATAGTATCTTTGCCGTTGGCAATTATTCAATCTATCGCGTTTATATTCATTCTTCGCCAAACTATCCTGGCGGGCAACACCACAGTGCTTGGAGAGACCACCATGGTTGAGTGGGTAGTGGCCGTCACGGCTATGACAGCCGGTTCACTGCTGCTTATGTGGCTTGGTGAACTAATGACTGAGCAGGGCGTCGGTAACGGTATTAGTTTACTGATTTTCGCTGGCATCATTAGCCAGTTACCGCAAATACTCACGACAATTGGCACGTCACTATTTTCAGCTGAGGGCGATCGCTTGAACGTGTTCAATTGGTTTACGCTCCCAGTGAATGCCACGGCCTTCTTTGTCACGGCTGCGGTGCTGATTTCTTCATTGCTCATATTGTATCTGTTAGTAAAAATTAATGAAGCACAACGCGTCATTAGCATTAACTACGCAAAGCGGGTCCAAGGGAATAGCCAGTACGGTGGCGTGAAGAGTTTGATGCCGATTAAGCTGATTACCGCTGGCGTCGTGCCGGTTATCTTTGCGGTGGCTTTCTTGGCGCTGCCGGCGTTTATCGGTCAGCTTCTCGTTGCGACTGGCAATGAGGCCTATAAAGAGATTGGTAACAATCTTATACTCTGGTTCCAGGCGCCACAACCAGGAACGTTTACAGGCCTGGCAGCAACCGATTTTATTTATCCGGTTAGCTACTTTATCTTGGTTGTGATGTTCACCTATTTCTACACGGGTATTGTCTTCAACACGGCAGAAATTTCAGAGAATCTTCAGCAGCAAGGTGGGTTTGTCGAGAACGTTCGCCCTGGTGCCAACACCGAGCGCTACCTCAAGACTATTGTTAATCGATTAACACTGTTCGGTTCGCTTGCGCTGGGTATAATCGCCATCCTGCCTTTCGTCGCTGAATATATATTCGCTCAGTTTGGCATAAACGCAGCTAACCTAGCTATTGGCGGAACGGGCTTGCTAATTGTTGTTACAGTAGCCATTGAAGCCTTACGTCAAATTAATTCGCGTGCCCTCATGGTAACTTATGATGAATACCGATAA
- the rpmJ gene encoding 50S ribosomal protein L36: MKVRPSVKKISPGDQLVRRKGRLRVINKRRPKNKQRQG, encoded by the coding sequence GTGAAAGTTCGTCCTAGCGTCAAGAAAATTAGTCCTGGTGACCAGCTAGTGCGTCGTAAAGGACGCCTGCGTGTCATTAACAAACGAAGACCTAAAAATAAGCAGAGGCAGGGATAG
- the rpsI gene encoding 30S ribosomal protein S9, with the protein MANTTYFYGLGRRKSATATARLLKGKGAIVINGKPAEEYLNGNKTLLAEISDPLALVSKQKEFDVSLLVKGGGLSGQVDAAKLAISKALSVMNEDLRGTLKKARLLKRDSREKERKKYGLRSARKREQFSKR; encoded by the coding sequence ATGGCGAATACTACATATTTCTACGGCCTCGGCCGTCGTAAAAGCGCAACTGCAACCGCACGCCTACTTAAAGGCAAAGGTGCAATTGTTATTAACGGCAAGCCAGCCGAAGAATACCTTAACGGTAATAAAACTTTGTTAGCTGAAATCTCTGATCCACTGGCACTTGTTAGTAAACAAAAAGAATTTGATGTCTCACTGCTTGTTAAGGGCGGTGGCCTAAGCGGTCAAGTCGATGCAGCAAAACTGGCTATCTCAAAAGCTCTGAGTGTCATGAACGAAGATCTTCGTGGCACCCTAAAGAAAGCACGGTTACTCAAGCGTGACTCTCGTGAAAAAGAACGAAAGAAGTACGGCCTCCGATCGGCGCGTAAACGCGAACAGTTCTCGAAGCGTTAA
- the rpsE gene encoding 30S ribosomal protein S5 yields MAENNKTTTQSRERRAPRNDRTQLPKEEKQFEELVINIDRVARVVKGGRRFRFKALVVVGDRKTKVGVGVAKGQDVQAAVAKATDIAKKNLITIPVVNDTIPHDIEVKVSGARVLLKPAAPGTGIIAGGVVRAIIGVTGIRNLLSKSLGSTNKVNIAYATVDALKSLVPADQWITAPKKRTAKKED; encoded by the coding sequence ATGGCAGAAAACAATAAAACCACAACACAATCTCGCGAACGTCGCGCTCCACGAAACGATCGCACACAGCTTCCTAAAGAAGAAAAGCAATTTGAAGAACTGGTCATTAACATTGACCGCGTTGCCCGAGTTGTAAAGGGTGGTCGTCGCTTCCGCTTTAAAGCTTTGGTGGTTGTTGGGGATCGCAAAACCAAGGTGGGTGTTGGCGTGGCAAAAGGCCAAGACGTGCAAGCGGCAGTCGCAAAAGCGACTGATATTGCCAAGAAAAATCTCATCACCATTCCAGTAGTGAACGATACCATTCCGCACGACATCGAGGTAAAGGTTAGTGGCGCTCGAGTGCTTCTTAAACCCGCTGCTCCCGGTACTGGTATTATTGCTGGTGGCGTCGTACGCGCAATCATTGGCGTAACAGGTATTCGCAACCTCCTAAGCAAGTCGCTCGGTAGTACCAACAAGGTCAACATCGCTTATGCAACAGTCGATGCGCTTAAGAGCCTTGTCCCTGCCGATCAGTGGATCACTGCCCCTAAGAAGCGAACGGCAAAAAAGGAAGATTAG
- the rpsD gene encoding 30S ribosomal protein S4: MARDRSPIVKQSRREGYALHPKAHKIMIKKSGIPGQHGRSRQGKASLYAVQLREKQKVRRLYGLLEKQFSRLMAEASRTAGQSGETLLQLLERRLDNAVYRAGLATSRRAARQLVSHGHFMLNGRRVDIPSIRLKEGDEIVVRPKSKESTYFKEIDQVVNNTSQAPLSWLKSDTKKLTIKVTGVPKREEAEPEINEQLIVEYYSR, encoded by the coding sequence ATGGCACGAGATCGTAGTCCAATTGTAAAACAAAGTCGCCGCGAAGGATATGCACTGCATCCGAAGGCGCACAAGATCATGATTAAGAAAAGCGGCATTCCTGGACAGCACGGCCGCAGTCGTCAGGGTAAAGCTAGTTTGTACGCTGTACAGCTTCGTGAAAAGCAAAAAGTTCGCCGCCTATACGGCTTACTGGAAAAGCAATTCTCACGATTAATGGCTGAAGCCAGCCGTACCGCCGGCCAGTCTGGTGAAACGCTCCTGCAATTACTCGAACGTCGACTCGACAATGCTGTCTACCGCGCTGGTCTCGCTACAAGCCGACGAGCCGCCCGACAGCTGGTCAGTCACGGTCACTTCATGCTCAATGGCCGCCGCGTCGACATTCCTTCAATCCGCCTTAAAGAAGGTGATGAGATTGTTGTTCGCCCAAAGAGCAAAGAGTCAACCTATTTCAAAGAAATCGATCAGGTAGTAAACAACACCAGTCAAGCACCACTGAGCTGGCTAAAGAGCGACACGAAAAAACTCACCATCAAAGTTACCGGCGTACCAAAGCGAGAAGAAGCAGAGCCTGAAATCAATGAGCAGCTAATCGTTGAGTACTACTCACGCTAA